The Rhodocytophaga rosea genome has a segment encoding these proteins:
- a CDS encoding cell division ATP-binding protein FtsE: MNPFSEAPIVEAKNAYILQEYQTVISKASFEIHKGEFVYLIGRTGGGKSSLLKTLYADLPLRSGEMNVAGFHIHKIKRSEIPFLRRKVGIVFQDFQLFPDRNVAENLLFVMKATGWHDSGKMKNRLAEVLMRVGLGSVGNKMPHQLSGGEQQRVVIARALINEPQILFADEPTGNLDPEVAEGILQLFLEINRSGTAVLMATHNHTFLQAHPARVLKCQNGKLLDSQKDEISLTND, translated from the coding sequence ATGAATCCATTTTCTGAAGCCCCTATTGTTGAAGCCAAAAATGCCTATATCTTACAGGAATACCAGACGGTGATCAGCAAAGCCAGTTTTGAAATCCATAAGGGCGAATTTGTATACCTGATCGGCCGGACCGGCGGCGGAAAAAGTTCTTTACTGAAAACCTTATATGCCGATCTGCCCCTGCGTTCCGGTGAAATGAATGTGGCTGGTTTTCATATTCACAAGATCAAGCGGAGCGAAATTCCTTTTTTGCGGCGTAAAGTGGGAATTGTATTTCAGGACTTCCAGCTTTTCCCTGACCGCAATGTGGCAGAAAACCTACTCTTTGTAATGAAAGCCACCGGCTGGCATGACAGCGGTAAAATGAAAAACCGCCTGGCTGAAGTACTTATGCGGGTAGGATTAGGCTCAGTGGGAAATAAAATGCCCCATCAGCTTTCAGGTGGTGAACAGCAGCGGGTAGTAATTGCACGTGCCCTCATTAACGAGCCACAGATTCTTTTTGCCGATGAGCCTACCGGAAACCTGGACCCTGAGGTAGCTGAAGGTATTCTGCAATTATTTCTGGAAATTAACCGGAGCGGAACCGCCGTATTGATGGCCACCCACAACCATACTTTTTTACAGGCACATCCGGCCAGGGTGCTCAAATGCCAGAATGGCAAACTGCTCGATTCTCAGAAAGACGAGATCAGCCTGACAAATGATTAA
- a CDS encoding fructose-6-phosphate aldolase has translation MYIIKVKGKAKIPDYIQLRDENFVLIAYFRADRPLKEKDMIKYGLEGKETALEKLILDLPFGKLQKLEL, from the coding sequence ATGTACATTATTAAAGTAAAAGGCAAAGCCAAAATTCCTGATTATATTCAGCTCCGGGATGAAAATTTTGTACTTATTGCCTATTTTCGTGCCGACAGGCCTTTAAAAGAAAAAGATATGATAAAATATGGCCTGGAAGGAAAAGAAACGGCACTGGAAAAATTAATACTTGATTTACCATTCGGAAAATTGCAGAAATTAGAACTTTAA
- a CDS encoding Lrp/AsnC family transcriptional regulator, with product MTTAIKLDQTDRKILEILQNNAKITNALLSKEIGLSPAPTLERVKKLENAGLIRSYHAQLDTEKVGLGVTTFVQVSLIGHKKAYIDAFVEKIKSIEEIIECHHITGSGDFLLKIISKDIASYQKLMLERVSDIEEIDSMQSMVILSTFKNSKVLPIPSQQ from the coding sequence ATGACTACAGCCATTAAACTCGACCAGACTGATCGGAAAATTTTGGAAATTTTGCAAAACAATGCAAAAATTACAAATGCCTTGCTATCCAAAGAAATTGGATTATCTCCAGCGCCCACCCTGGAAAGAGTAAAGAAATTAGAAAATGCCGGCCTGATCCGGAGCTACCATGCCCAGTTAGACACTGAAAAAGTTGGCTTAGGTGTAACTACCTTTGTACAGGTTTCCCTCATCGGACATAAGAAGGCCTATATTGATGCTTTCGTAGAGAAAATAAAGAGTATTGAAGAAATTATTGAGTGCCATCATATTACCGGAAGCGGCGATTTCCTGCTAAAAATTATTTCTAAAGACATTGCCTCGTATCAGAAACTAATGCTGGAGCGGGTAAGTGATATTGAAGAAATAGACAGTATGCAGTCGATGGTGATTCTTTCGACATTCAAAAACAGCAAAGTATTGCCTATTCCATCCCAGCAATAA
- a CDS encoding SusD/RagB family nutrient-binding outer membrane lipoprotein: protein MKRYINLKPVFLCLALLVFNACDKDFEEINTNPNVPNSVTPDLLLPNVIRSTVNEVMGTSWGIGNIVIQQTAKIQFVNEDRYQWGEINGIWSTMYTNLRDVNNIYAIAEKAGQSNYMGISLVMKSWMMSLVTDCYGDAPYSEAAKGKEKVVYPKFDTQEEIYNGILADLATANDLLGSTAEIVSGDILFGGNVSKWKKLANSLRLRYLMRISNRRNVGAEMQAILTNPTATPIFTSNDDNAALQYLPTVPNQFPLYTSRIGSVNEFRLSKTMGDKLQQLSDPRLQVFARPTPASAGTANPVYVGVPNGLDDVAALQYNGGANFLSRIGPSYYIDGFLTPTPKDLSIAKGIIMTYPELQFILAEAAQKGLITGTAKDYYEAGVTGSFNYYGLTVPVGYLEQTGVAFNPATALELIGTQKWIALFYTGLEAWFDWRRTNVPALTPGASNVNGNRIPVRFIYPSFEFSLNKENVEAAIARQGGVNDINNKVWWDQ, encoded by the coding sequence ATGAAACGATATATAAATCTAAAGCCCGTATTCCTATGCCTGGCACTGCTAGTGTTCAATGCCTGCGATAAGGATTTTGAAGAAATCAATACCAATCCAAACGTTCCTAATTCCGTTACTCCAGACCTGTTGCTGCCGAATGTGATCCGCTCTACGGTGAATGAAGTAATGGGAACCTCCTGGGGTATTGGCAATATTGTTATTCAGCAAACAGCAAAAATCCAGTTTGTAAACGAAGACCGGTATCAATGGGGAGAAATTAACGGGATCTGGAGTACCATGTATACCAACCTGAGGGATGTAAATAATATATATGCGATTGCCGAAAAAGCCGGACAGAGCAATTATATGGGTATTTCTCTGGTAATGAAGTCCTGGATGATGTCGCTGGTAACCGACTGCTATGGAGATGCGCCATACTCCGAAGCAGCAAAAGGCAAAGAAAAAGTAGTATACCCTAAGTTTGATACCCAGGAAGAGATTTACAATGGCATTCTCGCCGACCTGGCAACAGCTAACGATTTACTGGGTTCTACGGCTGAGATTGTAAGTGGAGATATTTTATTTGGGGGAAATGTTTCCAAATGGAAAAAACTGGCCAATTCCCTGCGTTTGCGGTATCTGATGCGCATTTCTAACCGGCGCAATGTAGGTGCTGAGATGCAGGCTATTCTGACAAATCCAACGGCTACGCCTATATTTACGTCCAACGACGACAATGCGGCCCTTCAATATCTGCCTACGGTACCCAACCAGTTTCCTTTATACACGTCACGGATAGGTTCAGTGAATGAATTCCGCCTGAGCAAAACAATGGGCGACAAATTACAGCAGCTCAGTGATCCCCGATTACAGGTTTTTGCCCGTCCTACCCCTGCCTCTGCTGGCACAGCCAATCCGGTATATGTTGGCGTACCCAACGGACTCGATGATGTAGCCGCTTTGCAATACAATGGAGGCGCTAATTTCTTATCCCGTATCGGGCCTTCTTACTATATAGATGGCTTTCTTACCCCTACTCCAAAAGATCTGTCCATTGCCAAAGGCATTATTATGACCTATCCGGAATTGCAGTTTATTCTGGCCGAAGCCGCCCAGAAAGGCCTGATTACTGGTACCGCAAAAGATTATTATGAAGCCGGTGTAACAGGTTCATTCAATTATTACGGGTTAACTGTACCAGTAGGCTACCTGGAACAAACCGGTGTCGCCTTTAATCCGGCAACAGCACTGGAATTGATCGGGACGCAAAAATGGATCGCCTTGTTTTATACAGGTCTGGAAGCCTGGTTTGACTGGAGAAGAACCAATGTTCCGGCACTTACGCCTGGCGCATCCAATGTAAATGGCAACCGTATTCCGGTACGTTTTATATACCCTAGCTTTGAATTTTCGCTTAACAAAGAAAACGTAGAAGCAGCCATTGCCCGGCAAGGGGGTGTGAATGATATCAATAATAAAGTGTGGTGGGATCAATAA
- a CDS encoding SusC/RagA family TonB-linked outer membrane protein: protein MKNHLQCAGAPPKKKRSITAIRTCILLLLGMGLSVSGFAQQTRQVSGKVMSAEDSTALPGVTILVKGTNVGTTTNSDGSYTLNVPAQSDNLVFSFIGFISQELSIGSRTVLNVRMAVDVKALSEVVVTALGIEKQQRELGYVTQKISAESITQARETNVVNQLAGKIAGVTVVSSPSGVGASSRITIRGERSLNINANQPLFVVDGMPISNNFVGSSGRNNQDADYGNGAGFINPDDIESITVLKGANASALYGSRAANGVIVITTKSGKNTKGLGISVNSNITFDTPLRLPDYQNVYGQGLGGEFSFKDGSGGGLQDGVDENWGPKMEGQLIVQHDSPTNKGLRAGDARVPGGPGDGQPTPFSPHPDNIKDFFETGKTLTNNVALTGSNEFGDFRLSYTNLTQTGIVPNTDLNRNTFSLNGGYKLTKKFTARANVSYIRSNSDNRPNLSYGTENIMYLFNCWYGRQIDTKNLRNYWQPGFEDIQQYNFNYNYHDNPYFNVYENTNGQQVNRIIGNITLSYQFTDWLSLQARTQVDYSDEIRDRRRAFSTQRYPFGSFRRETVKSLERNSDLLLQFNKSLGSDITLNATLGGNQRVNTFDYLDVFASQLTVPGVYTLNNARVPLEYGTNQSERKVNSIFAQAQVGFRNYLFLDLTARNDWASTLTLPKGVQGNADNSYFYPSASLSAVVSDFVPLPKFISFAKVRAGIAQVGNDTDPYQFSQPYNPQTPWGTTPTFSENSQIPNLNLKPEISTSQEYGIDLRFLNNRVGVDFTYYLNDSRNQIIFIPLAPETGYSRIVQNAGLIRNQGIELMLNLVPIEAANNGFRWNIDINFSRNRSEVRELADGITNYTLADRYFAVNAIVGERMGDMYGFGFQRVSSDPTSPYFDPTGQFVGQIVNSDGRPVRTANTVKLGNYNPDWLGGIYNTFSYKGINLGFLFDIRYGGEVYSHTMVVGREGGQLVETLEGRANGYDLSVEGNGVFAPGVVMTKNADGTNNFHTNGTQSTDRELSAREWNTAFTLGRSVLEGAIFDATFVKLRELKLGYTIPDKFLGKLPFRGVNLSLVGRNLMLWTDVPHIDPETSSVSGGTVIPGAESVAIPSTKSIGFNLSFRL, encoded by the coding sequence ATGAAAAATCATTTACAATGCGCAGGAGCGCCACCTAAAAAAAAGCGGAGTATAACCGCAATCCGAACCTGTATTTTACTCCTGTTGGGGATGGGTCTTTCTGTATCTGGTTTTGCCCAGCAAACCCGGCAGGTTTCCGGGAAAGTTATGTCTGCGGAAGATTCTACGGCTTTACCAGGGGTAACCATTCTGGTGAAAGGTACAAATGTAGGAACCACTACCAACAGCGACGGCAGTTATACCCTGAATGTTCCGGCCCAGTCGGATAATCTGGTATTCTCGTTCATTGGCTTTATTTCCCAGGAATTAAGCATTGGTAGTCGTACGGTGTTAAATGTACGGATGGCCGTAGATGTAAAAGCCTTGTCTGAAGTGGTAGTAACAGCTTTAGGTATTGAAAAACAACAACGGGAACTTGGGTATGTTACCCAGAAAATTTCGGCAGAAAGTATTACACAAGCCAGGGAAACGAATGTGGTAAACCAGCTGGCTGGTAAAATTGCCGGGGTTACAGTCGTAAGCAGCCCGTCAGGCGTGGGTGCTTCTTCACGCATTACCATCCGGGGTGAACGGTCGCTGAATATTAATGCCAATCAGCCGCTTTTTGTGGTAGATGGTATGCCGATCAGCAATAACTTTGTGGGTTCTTCAGGCCGCAATAACCAGGATGCGGATTATGGAAACGGCGCAGGTTTTATTAATCCGGATGATATAGAATCTATTACCGTGCTGAAAGGTGCTAATGCTTCGGCTCTATATGGTTCCAGGGCAGCCAATGGCGTAATTGTAATTACTACTAAAAGTGGGAAAAATACCAAAGGGCTGGGCATCAGTGTAAATTCAAATATCACTTTCGATACGCCACTCCGGCTGCCAGATTACCAGAATGTGTACGGCCAGGGTCTGGGAGGTGAATTTAGTTTTAAAGATGGTTCTGGTGGTGGTTTGCAGGATGGGGTGGATGAAAACTGGGGACCAAAAATGGAAGGGCAACTCATTGTACAACATGATTCTCCAACCAATAAAGGGTTACGGGCAGGAGATGCCAGAGTTCCTGGTGGTCCGGGAGATGGCCAGCCTACTCCTTTCAGTCCACACCCGGATAACATAAAGGATTTCTTTGAAACCGGTAAAACCTTAACCAACAACGTTGCTTTAACAGGTAGCAATGAGTTCGGCGACTTCCGCCTTTCCTATACCAACCTGACCCAGACAGGTATTGTACCTAATACAGATCTCAACCGCAATACTTTTTCTTTGAATGGGGGTTATAAGCTGACTAAAAAGTTTACGGCCCGTGCCAATGTAAGCTATATCCGCAGCAACAGCGATAACCGGCCAAACTTGAGTTATGGTACCGAGAATATTATGTACTTGTTTAATTGCTGGTATGGCCGCCAGATCGATACCAAAAACCTCCGTAACTACTGGCAGCCGGGCTTTGAAGATATTCAGCAATACAACTTCAATTACAATTACCACGACAATCCGTATTTCAATGTGTACGAAAATACCAATGGCCAGCAGGTGAACCGTATTATTGGTAATATCACGCTGAGTTACCAGTTCACCGACTGGCTGAGCCTGCAAGCCCGTACACAAGTGGATTATTCAGATGAAATCCGGGACCGCCGCCGGGCCTTCAGTACCCAGCGCTATCCATTTGGTTCTTTCCGCCGCGAAACGGTGAAATCTCTCGAACGCAACTCAGACTTATTACTGCAATTCAATAAAAGTTTAGGCTCAGACATAACATTGAATGCAACCCTTGGGGGAAACCAGCGGGTAAATACTTTTGACTACCTGGATGTATTTGCTTCTCAATTAACCGTGCCTGGGGTATATACCTTAAATAATGCAAGGGTTCCGCTGGAATATGGAACAAACCAATCTGAGCGCAAAGTAAACAGTATTTTTGCACAAGCACAGGTAGGCTTCCGGAATTATCTCTTCCTGGATTTAACTGCCCGTAACGACTGGGCAAGTACGCTTACTTTACCAAAAGGGGTTCAGGGAAATGCGGATAACTCCTATTTTTACCCTTCTGCTTCGTTGAGCGCTGTAGTAAGCGATTTTGTTCCGCTTCCTAAATTTATCTCTTTTGCTAAAGTAAGAGCAGGCATTGCCCAGGTAGGTAACGATACGGACCCTTATCAGTTTTCTCAACCTTACAATCCACAAACGCCCTGGGGTACTACACCAACTTTCAGTGAAAACAGCCAGATTCCTAACCTGAATTTAAAACCAGAAATCAGTACTTCTCAGGAATATGGCATTGACCTGAGATTCCTGAATAACCGGGTGGGTGTAGACTTTACCTATTACCTCAATGATAGCCGTAACCAGATTATATTTATTCCCCTTGCTCCGGAAACTGGCTATTCCAGAATTGTACAGAATGCTGGTCTGATCCGGAATCAGGGCATCGAGTTGATGTTGAATCTGGTGCCGATAGAAGCGGCTAATAACGGATTCCGCTGGAATATAGACATAAACTTCTCCCGAAACCGCAGTGAGGTAAGAGAACTCGCTGATGGCATTACCAATTATACACTGGCAGACCGGTATTTTGCCGTAAATGCCATAGTTGGTGAACGTATGGGTGATATGTATGGGTTTGGTTTTCAGCGGGTAAGCAGCGATCCAACCAGCCCTTATTTCGATCCAACCGGCCAGTTTGTAGGACAGATTGTGAACTCAGATGGCAGACCCGTACGTACCGCTAATACGGTTAAACTGGGTAACTATAATCCTGACTGGCTGGGTGGTATCTATAATACTTTCTCTTATAAAGGCATCAACTTAGGCTTCCTGTTCGATATCCGGTATGGCGGTGAAGTATATTCTCACACGATGGTAGTAGGCCGGGAAGGCGGGCAACTGGTAGAAACCCTGGAAGGAAGGGCCAATGGCTATGATTTGTCTGTAGAAGGAAATGGCGTGTTTGCTCCTGGTGTGGTCATGACTAAAAATGCAGATGGCACCAATAACTTTCACACCAATGGAACCCAATCTACCGACCGTGAACTGAGTGCCCGGGAATGGAATACAGCCTTTACCTTAGGAAGAAGTGTACTGGAAGGAGCTATTTTTGATGCTACGTTTGTGAAGCTCCGTGAACTGAAATTAGGCTATACTATTCCTGACAAATTCTTAGGCAAACTGCCTTTCCGGGGTGTAAATCTTTCCCTGGTAGGCCGCAATCTGATGCTTTGGACCGATGTACCACACATTGATCCTGAAACCTCCTCAGTCTCTGGTGGAACCGTAATTCCGGGCGCTGAATCTGTAGCCATTCCTTCTACCAAAAGTATAGGCTTTAACTTAAGCTTCCGCCTGTAG
- a CDS encoding helix-turn-helix domain-containing protein, whose amino-acid sequence MHDDILIKIGKKIRETRQKQQIKLHELAEEAQISKGLLSKIETGRTIPSLPVLISVIQTLKVDMSAFFEGIEMQQNSPFIHKKSGQYTPFEKEEALGFLYQFILSHNIANIAFEAVILELKPHSKREKVVTDGFEFKYVISGQVEYQLGDEIVVLQTGDSLFFNGKIPHVPVNKTSLPASMLVIYLLLPPQL is encoded by the coding sequence ATGCATGATGATATTTTAATTAAGATCGGAAAAAAAATACGGGAAACCCGGCAAAAACAGCAGATAAAGCTACATGAACTGGCCGAAGAAGCCCAGATCAGTAAGGGATTGTTGTCTAAAATTGAAACCGGGAGAACCATTCCCTCTTTGCCTGTACTGATCTCCGTTATTCAGACGCTGAAAGTAGATATGAGCGCTTTTTTCGAAGGGATAGAAATGCAGCAAAATAGTCCTTTTATTCATAAAAAATCAGGGCAATATACACCTTTTGAAAAAGAAGAAGCCTTAGGCTTTTTGTATCAGTTTATCCTGAGTCATAATATTGCCAATATTGCATTTGAAGCCGTAATTTTAGAGTTGAAACCGCATTCGAAACGGGAAAAGGTAGTTACTGATGGCTTTGAATTTAAATATGTGATCAGCGGCCAGGTAGAATATCAGTTGGGCGATGAAATTGTAGTATTGCAAACGGGTGATTCCTTATTTTTCAACGGAAAAATACCTCATGTACCGGTGAACAAAACCAGCCTGCCAGCCTCTATGCTGGTAATTTACCTGTTACTGCCGCCACAGTTGTGA
- a CDS encoding phosphonate degradation HD-domain oxygenase — protein MYERFGANDYIGEPVSQIEHMAQSAQLAEKEGYDEEVILAAFFHDIGHLCASSASESMNGFGVKSHEKIGANFLRSKGFSERLARLVESHVQAKRYLTFAQPDYYARLSEASKQTLQFQGGPMTAREAEAFANDSLFELSIRMRQWDEMAKEEHIPVPDLNKYKQMSLKLLTLNQ, from the coding sequence TTGTATGAAAGATTTGGTGCCAACGATTACATTGGTGAGCCAGTTTCACAAATCGAACATATGGCGCAAAGTGCCCAGCTGGCTGAAAAAGAAGGCTATGATGAGGAAGTAATTCTGGCCGCGTTTTTCCACGACATTGGTCATTTGTGTGCTTCCTCGGCTAGTGAGAGTATGAATGGATTTGGCGTAAAAAGCCACGAAAAAATAGGTGCTAATTTTCTGCGGAGCAAGGGATTTTCAGAACGATTGGCCAGACTGGTAGAAAGCCATGTGCAGGCCAAACGGTATTTAACTTTTGCCCAGCCAGATTATTATGCCCGATTATCGGAAGCAAGTAAACAGACGCTCCAGTTTCAGGGTGGACCTATGACAGCCAGGGAAGCAGAAGCATTTGCCAACGATAGTTTATTTGAGCTAAGTATCCGGATGCGCCAATGGGACGAAATGGCTAAGGAAGAACATATTCCTGTTCCTGACCTGAATAAGTACAAGCAAATGAGTTTAAAGCTGTTGACTTTAAATCAATGA
- a CDS encoding NeuD/PglB/VioB family sugar acetyltransferase: MENPVIIIGSATGLGIVALDIFQSNQVIVYCFLDDNKELHGKEVHEISVMGSTDDDGYLKLIGKKCEAFIATDDTKFHKHLTEMLNERRKMMPVNAIHNRATISGMASIGHGNLISSNVIINTGAKVGNHCILHAGAIVDYQAQVGDFVQIGAGSIINSNVNLANDVFVGSGVTIVSGIKVGKGARIGAGSVVIEDVKAGATVFGNPAKAIGK, encoded by the coding sequence ATGGAAAATCCTGTCATTATAATTGGTTCTGCCACCGGACTGGGCATTGTCGCCCTCGATATTTTTCAAAGCAACCAGGTCATTGTATACTGCTTTCTGGACGACAATAAAGAATTACACGGCAAAGAAGTGCACGAAATATCCGTAATGGGCAGCACCGACGATGATGGTTATTTGAAGCTGATCGGAAAAAAATGCGAGGCGTTTATTGCTACCGACGATACCAAATTCCATAAACACCTGACTGAAATGCTCAATGAGCGCCGTAAAATGATGCCGGTAAATGCCATTCACAACCGGGCTACTATTTCAGGAATGGCTTCCATTGGGCATGGTAATCTGATCAGTTCCAACGTGATCATCAATACCGGTGCAAAAGTTGGGAATCATTGTATTTTACATGCCGGTGCTATTGTAGATTACCAGGCACAGGTGGGAGATTTTGTTCAGATCGGCGCAGGCAGTATTATCAACTCCAATGTAAATCTGGCCAATGATGTATTTGTGGGTTCAGGCGTAACTATCGTTTCCGGAATAAAAGTAGGCAAAGGTGCCCGTATTGGGGCTGGTTCGGTAGTGATAGAAGATGTAAAAGCAGGAGCTACCGTTTTCGGGAATCCGGCAAAGGCGATTGGGAAGTAA
- a CDS encoding YfbM family protein gives MLLALKAISEDELEALKLDSSPLTEDYFSGQDSEDELWLDKFWDILQFLIAHDRFDFSSIPGKVVQGGEPIDEELDLGYGPALYVTADEVKNIKEYLSSLKYEELVRKFDAEVISQEEIYPYYQEFRKASAEEIQEEISYCLAYVDKLKEFYRKAADKNFAVIKELC, from the coding sequence ATGTTACTAGCCTTAAAGGCAATTTCAGAAGATGAATTAGAAGCATTAAAATTAGATAGCTCTCCTCTCACAGAAGATTATTTTTCAGGACAAGACAGTGAGGATGAATTATGGCTTGATAAGTTTTGGGATATTCTGCAATTCTTGATTGCTCATGACCGTTTCGATTTTTCCTCTATCCCAGGAAAAGTAGTTCAAGGTGGAGAGCCTATTGATGAAGAATTGGATTTAGGATATGGCCCAGCATTATATGTTACAGCTGATGAGGTAAAAAATATTAAAGAATACCTTTCAAGTTTGAAGTATGAAGAGCTTGTCCGTAAATTCGATGCTGAGGTAATTTCACAAGAAGAGATTTATCCCTATTATCAAGAATTTAGAAAGGCTTCAGCAGAAGAAATTCAAGAGGAGATTTCTTATTGCTTGGCTTATGTTGATAAGTTAAAAGAATTTTACAGAAAAGCTGCCGATAAAAATTTTGCGGTAATTAAAGAATTATGTTAA
- the coaE gene encoding dephospho-CoA kinase (Dephospho-CoA kinase (CoaE) performs the final step in coenzyme A biosynthesis.) has protein sequence MKSNNAPLQIGITGGIGSGKSLASKIFYALGVPVYDADTRARWVMQYNPVLIQDIITAFGTSAYNADTQQLNRSYLAAQVFNNAEKVALLNSIVHPRVAEDYADWVQAHSKYPYLLKEAALLYEAGSYQFLDKIITVSAPITVRIERIRNRDPHRTLTDIQAIMDKQLSEEEKLQRADFILYNDESRLLIPQILALHEQFLAMAGKTY, from the coding sequence ATGAAATCAAATAATGCTCCTTTACAGATCGGAATTACCGGAGGTATTGGTTCTGGTAAAAGCCTGGCCAGTAAAATTTTCTATGCGCTGGGTGTTCCGGTATATGATGCCGATACCAGGGCCAGATGGGTGATGCAGTATAACCCGGTTTTGATACAAGATATTATAACTGCTTTCGGAACTTCTGCTTATAATGCGGATACCCAACAGTTGAACCGTTCTTATCTGGCGGCACAGGTATTTAATAATGCGGAGAAAGTAGCTTTACTCAACAGCATCGTACACCCCAGAGTAGCCGAAGATTATGCAGATTGGGTGCAAGCTCATTCAAAATATCCCTATCTGTTGAAAGAAGCCGCCCTACTCTATGAAGCAGGCTCTTATCAGTTTTTAGACAAAATTATTACCGTATCTGCTCCCATTACTGTCCGGATAGAGCGCATTCGAAACCGTGATCCCCACCGTACCCTTACTGATATACAAGCGATTATGGACAAGCAATTATCAGAGGAAGAGAAATTACAAAGAGCAGATTTTATTTTATATAATGACGAAAGCCGCTTGCTCATTCCACAAATACTCGCTCTACATGAGCAATTTCTGGCAATGGCAGGAAAGACATATTAG
- a CDS encoding YbbR-like domain-containing protein: MKQTGNILSWILESLTIRRNDVKVVVMCLMAATTFWFLNALNKDYSTRLSYPIEFEYDDSTYVSVTPLPKKVRLNVSGYGWNLLKKTLQVNVEPLIYRISSPLQARYITGTNLLPFITEQIRDIRINYIVEDTIFFDFDRITTKKVALLVDSLAVNLAEGYRITSPIRLNPAYINFEGPSSLLKALPDSIFVNIPLKSIDENFEEDIPVNYVQSSLIESDNNRVKVNFNVASFRKETQLVPVARVNFPKKDSVVLANPVLEVSYWLKKEETNPVRPEDFRLIADYTHLNKTDSTITIQLEHKPPFVSDVRVNKGSIRVYEIK; encoded by the coding sequence TTGAAACAAACCGGAAACATATTATCCTGGATTTTAGAATCGCTCACGATTCGACGCAACGATGTAAAAGTAGTAGTGATGTGCCTGATGGCCGCTACTACTTTTTGGTTTTTGAATGCCCTCAACAAAGATTATTCTACCCGGCTATCGTATCCTATTGAGTTTGAGTATGACGATTCTACCTATGTGTCGGTCACTCCTCTGCCCAAAAAAGTGCGTTTGAATGTATCCGGCTATGGCTGGAACCTGCTCAAAAAGACGCTGCAGGTAAATGTAGAGCCCCTCATCTACAGGATTTCCAGTCCTTTACAAGCCAGATATATTACCGGCACCAATCTGCTTCCGTTTATTACCGAACAAATACGGGATATCCGGATCAATTATATTGTGGAAGACACCATATTTTTCGATTTTGACCGGATTACTACTAAAAAAGTAGCCTTATTAGTAGACAGCCTGGCAGTAAATCTGGCGGAAGGATACCGTATTACCAGTCCGATCAGGCTTAATCCTGCCTACATAAATTTTGAAGGGCCTTCTTCTTTATTGAAAGCCTTACCAGATTCCATTTTTGTAAATATTCCTTTAAAAAGCATAGACGAAAATTTTGAGGAAGATATTCCGGTAAATTATGTACAAAGCTCCTTAATCGAGTCTGATAATAACAGAGTAAAAGTCAATTTTAATGTTGCCTCCTTCCGCAAAGAAACGCAACTGGTGCCAGTAGCCAGGGTGAACTTTCCCAAAAAAGATAGTGTAGTATTGGCTAATCCGGTACTGGAAGTAAGCTACTGGCTCAAAAAAGAAGAAACCAATCCGGTGCGTCCGGAAGATTTCAGACTCATTGCCGATTATACGCACCTCAATAAAACTGATTCTACCATCACTATTCAGCTCGAACATAAGCCTCCTTTTGTAAGCGATGTCAGGGTAAACAAAGGTTCCATCCGGGTGTATGAAATCAAATAA
- the yajC gene encoding preprotein translocase subunit YajC — MLLTILLQATQTPGGFDYSSLILFAAMGLVFYFFMIRPQQKKQKDQKKFREELKKGDMVVTIGGLHGRIYSVEADTITLDVDKGTKLVFEKSSVSQEASKKYETAPTVKKPVQQP; from the coding sequence ATGCTATTAACTATTTTATTACAGGCCACTCAAACACCTGGCGGGTTCGATTATTCCAGTCTGATTCTATTTGCTGCGATGGGCCTTGTATTTTATTTTTTTATGATCCGGCCACAGCAGAAAAAGCAGAAAGACCAGAAGAAGTTCAGAGAAGAACTCAAGAAAGGCGACATGGTGGTAACAATTGGTGGCCTACATGGAAGAATTTATTCAGTAGAAGCAGATACCATTACCCTGGATGTAGATAAAGGCACTAAACTGGTGTTTGAGAAAAGTTCTGTTTCTCAGGAAGCCAGCAAAAAATATGAAACGGCTCCTACTGTGAAAAAACCTGTGCAGCAGCCTTAA